The Triticum aestivum cultivar Chinese Spring chromosome 3A, IWGSC CS RefSeq v2.1, whole genome shotgun sequence genome includes a region encoding these proteins:
- the LOC123063367 gene encoding pentatricopeptide repeat-containing protein At4g19220, mitochondrial isoform X1 has protein sequence MLRRAPRLLAAVNLTFPATADLARIPYPGLHVPTALFHHAPAGGEGVARHLLDGMPHGTRASSIVRALRDGARPAADTVAALHCASLKSGAVLDPPVRTSLLTAYARRRGDACAALALFEEAARPDVILWNAALDALTRSCRLGDAVVLFRRMVCVLGAFDSATMVIMLSGASRARDMELGTALHAAAVKRRLDTDLNLQNALVDMYAKCGRFCTSEAVFWRMPCWDTTSWNSMIGGSTFNGLSEVSACYFREMIRLAVQADEVTLSSVLSAASHTDDPLSFGESVHGCVVKLGYEDTASCSVANSLITFYSELGFSNDAENVFAGISSKTLVSWNAMIKGLVENEKVSEALFVFHEMICRYQPDHATLVTVISGCADQGLLREGKEIHGYIVRKGLLHEESSIGNSLLGLYMKCHHSFTAKLLFRTMPVRDLISWNTMLSSYSRDVTLGVEAQAMFKELLSEGLKCTLTTILAVLSSCSCPEDLSFGKGVHSVILKYGFVSAVSVVNALMHMYICCGDTLAALALLERIMLASDIISWNTAIVGCVQNGLHGDALEAFRFMHSSLPLNPDSITLVSVLSACGTLKLHSLGKSIHCMSLKHLLACNLRVKNALLTMYFRFADTESAESIFYSPGDINLCSWNCMISGFARNNDGWRALQFYQKIEDFVPDEMCTVSIICACTQLGDLRYGKSIHGHVVRSDLQNNVFVSASLVDMYSKCGRLDVAVRVFESSAEKSIACWNSMISALGFHGHGLRSIELFCKMIQSGMTATSSTFIALLSACSHSGLTNEGWEYYYLMSEKFGITPTAEHHVCIVDMLGRAGRLQEAHKFVESLPSKESHGVWGALLSACNNKAELKMGESIAKHLLCLEPENSGYYVTISNLYANQDMWDGAVKVRDILQDKGLMKPHGHSIVG, from the coding sequence ATGCTACGCCGAGCTCCCAGGCTTCTCGCCGCCGTAAACCTCACCTTCCCCGCCACAGCCGACCTCGCCCGCATTCCCTACCCGGGCCTTCACGTACCAACAGCACTGTTCCACCATGCGCCCGCTGGGGGCGAGGGTgtcgcccgccacctgctcgacggAATGCCCCACGGAACACGGGCCAGCTCCATCGTGCGCGCGCTCAGGGACGGCGCGCGCCCGGCCGCAGACACCGTCGCCGCCCTCCACTGCGCGTCCCTCAAGTCCGGCGCGGTGCTGGACCCGCCCGTGCGCACCTCCCTCCTCACGGCCTACGCCAGGAGGAGGGGCGATGCGTGTGCCGCCCTGGCCCTGTTCGAAGAGGCCGCCCGCCCAGACGTGATCCTGTGGAACGCCGCGCTCGATGCTCTGACGCGGAGCTGCCGTCTGGGTGACGCTGTTGTTCTGTTCCGGCGGATGGTGTGCGTGCTCGGGGCGTTCGATTCGGCCACCATGGTCATCATGCTGTCGGGGGCGTCGCGTGCCAGAGACATGGAGCTTGGGACGGCGCTCCATGCCGCGGCCGTGAAGAGACGCCTCGACACTGACCTGAACCTTCAGAATGCTCTCGTGGACATGTACGCGAAGTGTGGGCGTTTCTGCACTTCGGAGGCTGTGTTTTGGAGGATGCCGTGTTGGGACACCACCTCATGGAATTCTATGATAGGTGGAAGCACGTTCAATGGACTTTCTGAAGTTTCAGCTTGTTACTTCAGGGAGATGATCCGTTTGGCGGTTCAGGCAGATGAGGTGACCCTGTCTTCTGTCCTTTCAGCTGCTTCTCACACAGATGATCCTTTGTCCTTTGGGGAGTCTGTCCATGGCTGTGTGGTCAAGCTTGGTTACGAGGACACTGCATCTTGCTCGGTGGCGAATTCTCTGATAACATTTTATTCAGAGCTTGGATTTTCCAACGATGCGGAGAATGTCTTTGCAGGCATTTCAAGTAAAACTTTGGTATCATGGAATGCTATGATCAAGGGATTGGTGGAGAATGAAAAGGTCAGCGAAGCCCTTTTTGTTTTCCATGAAATGATATGCAGGTACCAGCCAGATCATGCCACTTTAGTGACTGTAATTTCTGGCTGTGCTGACCAAGGACTACTCCGTGAAGGGAAAGAGATCCATGGATACATAGTCAGAAAAGGCCTTCTGCATGAGGAGTCTTCTATAGGAAATAGCTTACTTGGCTTATATATGAAATGCCATCACTCATTTACTGCTAAGCTTTTGTTCAGGACAATGCCAGTAAGAGACCTGATCTCATGGAACACAATGCTTTCTAGTTACTCAAGAGATGTCACATTGGGAGTAGAGGCTCAAGCTATGTTCAAAGAGCTGCTTTCTGAAGGTTTAAAGTGCACTTTGACCACTATACTTGCTGTTCTATCTTCATGCTCTTGTCCAGAAGACCTTAGCTTTGGCAAAGGAGTTCACTCTGTTATCCTGAAGTATGGATTTGTGAGTGCAGTTTCAGTTGTTAATGCGTTGATGCACATGTACATATGCTGCGGGGACACACTGGCTGCCTTAGCGCTGCTGGAAAGAATAATGTTGGCATCAGATATTATTTCATGGAATACAGCCATAGTAGGCTGTGTACAGAATGGACTACATGGTGACGCCTTGGAAGCCTTTCGGTTCATGCATTCATCTTTGCCACTAAATCCTGACAGCATTACACTAGTTAGTGTTTTATCAGCATGTGGAACTCTTAAACTGCACTCCCTAGGAAAGTCCATCCACTGCATGTCACTGAAGCACTTGCTTGCATGCAATTTGAGGGTGAAGAATGCCCTGTTAACCATGTATTTCCGGTTTGCAGATACTGAAAGTGCCGAGTCAATCTTCTATAGTCCCGGAGATATAAATTTGTGCTCCTGGAATTGTATGATTTCTGGCTTTGCACGGAATAACGAtggctggagagcattgcagttctatcagaagattgaagacttcgtgcctGATGAAATGTGTACAGTCAGTATCATCTGTGCTTGCACTCAACTAGGGGATCTTAGATATGGAAAGAGCATACATGGGCATGTGGTCAGGTCTGATCTTCAAAATAATGTTTTTGTTTCAGCATCGCTAGTTGATATGTACAGTAAGTGCGGAAGACTCGACGTTGCTGTCAGAGTATTTGAATCCTCTGCTGAAAAATCAATTGCTTGCTGGAACTCCATGATATCAGCTTTAGGATTTCATGGGCATGGGTTGCGATCAATAGAACTATTCTGCAAGATGATTCAGTCTGGGATGACAGCCACGAGTAGTACTTTTATTGCTCTTTTGTCAGCTTGCAGTCACTCTGGACTCACTAATGAAGGATGGGAGTATTACTACCTTATGTCAGAGAAATTTGGGATTACTCCAACAGCCGAACACCATGTATGCATCGTAGACATGCTTGGTCGTGCTGGTCGGCTGCAGGAAGCACATAAATTTGTGGAGAGTTTACCATCCAAGGAATCACATGGAGTTTGGGGTGCACTGTTAAGTGCTTGCAATAACAAGGCTGAACTCAAGATGGGCGAGTCCATCGCAAAGCATTTGCTCTGCCTGGAGCCTGAAAACAGTGGTTATTATGTGACAATTTCTAACCTGTATGCAAATCAAGACATGTGGGATGGTGCAGTCAAAGTTAGGGACATTTTGCAAGATAAAGGATTGATGAAGCCCCATGGTCACAGTATTGTTGGGTAA
- the LOC123063367 gene encoding pentatricopeptide repeat-containing protein At5g56310 isoform X2 has protein sequence MLRRAPRLLAAVNLTFPATADLARIPYPGLHVPTALFHHAPAGGEGVARHLLDGMPHGTRASSIVRALRDGARPAADTVAALHCASLKSGAVLDPPVRTSLLTAYARRRGDACAALALFEEAARPDVILWNAALDALTRSCRLGDAVVLFRRMVCVLGAFDSATMVIMLSGASRARDMELGTALHAAAVKRRLDTDLNLQNALVDMYAKCGRFCTSEAVFWRMPCWDTTSWNSMIGGSTFNGLSEVSACYFREMIRLAVQADEVTLSSVLSAASHTDDPLSFGESVHGCVVKLGYEDTASCSVANSLITFYSELGFSNDAENVFAGISSKTLVSWNAMIKGLVENEKVSEALFVFHEMICRYQPDHATLVTVISGCADQGLLREGKEIHGYIVRKGLLHEESSIGNSLLGLYMKCHHSFTAKLLFRTMPVRDLISWNTMLSSYSRDVTLGVEAQAMFKELLSEGLKCTLTTILAVLSSCSCPEDLSFGKGVHSVILKYGFVSAVSVVNALMHMYICCGDTLAALALLERIMLASDIISWNTAIVGCVQNGLHDTESAESIFYSPGDINLCSWNCMISGFARNNDGWRALQFYQKIEDFVPDEMCTVSIICACTQLGDLRYGKSIHGHVVRSDLQNNVFVSASLVDMYSKCGRLDVAVRVFESSAEKSIACWNSMISALGFHGHGLRSIELFCKMIQSGMTATSSTFIALLSACSHSGLTNEGWEYYYLMSEKFGITPTAEHHVCIVDMLGRAGRLQEAHKFVESLPSKESHGVWGALLSACNNKAELKMGESIAKHLLCLEPENSGYYVTISNLYANQDMWDGAVKVRDILQDKGLMKPHGHSIVG, from the exons ATGCTACGCCGAGCTCCCAGGCTTCTCGCCGCCGTAAACCTCACCTTCCCCGCCACAGCCGACCTCGCCCGCATTCCCTACCCGGGCCTTCACGTACCAACAGCACTGTTCCACCATGCGCCCGCTGGGGGCGAGGGTgtcgcccgccacctgctcgacggAATGCCCCACGGAACACGGGCCAGCTCCATCGTGCGCGCGCTCAGGGACGGCGCGCGCCCGGCCGCAGACACCGTCGCCGCCCTCCACTGCGCGTCCCTCAAGTCCGGCGCGGTGCTGGACCCGCCCGTGCGCACCTCCCTCCTCACGGCCTACGCCAGGAGGAGGGGCGATGCGTGTGCCGCCCTGGCCCTGTTCGAAGAGGCCGCCCGCCCAGACGTGATCCTGTGGAACGCCGCGCTCGATGCTCTGACGCGGAGCTGCCGTCTGGGTGACGCTGTTGTTCTGTTCCGGCGGATGGTGTGCGTGCTCGGGGCGTTCGATTCGGCCACCATGGTCATCATGCTGTCGGGGGCGTCGCGTGCCAGAGACATGGAGCTTGGGACGGCGCTCCATGCCGCGGCCGTGAAGAGACGCCTCGACACTGACCTGAACCTTCAGAATGCTCTCGTGGACATGTACGCGAAGTGTGGGCGTTTCTGCACTTCGGAGGCTGTGTTTTGGAGGATGCCGTGTTGGGACACCACCTCATGGAATTCTATGATAGGTGGAAGCACGTTCAATGGACTTTCTGAAGTTTCAGCTTGTTACTTCAGGGAGATGATCCGTTTGGCGGTTCAGGCAGATGAGGTGACCCTGTCTTCTGTCCTTTCAGCTGCTTCTCACACAGATGATCCTTTGTCCTTTGGGGAGTCTGTCCATGGCTGTGTGGTCAAGCTTGGTTACGAGGACACTGCATCTTGCTCGGTGGCGAATTCTCTGATAACATTTTATTCAGAGCTTGGATTTTCCAACGATGCGGAGAATGTCTTTGCAGGCATTTCAAGTAAAACTTTGGTATCATGGAATGCTATGATCAAGGGATTGGTGGAGAATGAAAAGGTCAGCGAAGCCCTTTTTGTTTTCCATGAAATGATATGCAGGTACCAGCCAGATCATGCCACTTTAGTGACTGTAATTTCTGGCTGTGCTGACCAAGGACTACTCCGTGAAGGGAAAGAGATCCATGGATACATAGTCAGAAAAGGCCTTCTGCATGAGGAGTCTTCTATAGGAAATAGCTTACTTGGCTTATATATGAAATGCCATCACTCATTTACTGCTAAGCTTTTGTTCAGGACAATGCCAGTAAGAGACCTGATCTCATGGAACACAATGCTTTCTAGTTACTCAAGAGATGTCACATTGGGAGTAGAGGCTCAAGCTATGTTCAAAGAGCTGCTTTCTGAAGGTTTAAAGTGCACTTTGACCACTATACTTGCTGTTCTATCTTCATGCTCTTGTCCAGAAGACCTTAGCTTTGGCAAAGGAGTTCACTCTGTTATCCTGAAGTATGGATTTGTGAGTGCAGTTTCAGTTGTTAATGCGTTGATGCACATGTACATATGCTGCGGGGACACACTGGCTGCCTTAGCGCTGCTGGAAAGAATAATGTTGGCATCAGATATTATTTCATGGAATACAGCCATAGTAGGCTGTGTACAGAATGGACTACATG ATACTGAAAGTGCCGAGTCAATCTTCTATAGTCCCGGAGATATAAATTTGTGCTCCTGGAATTGTATGATTTCTGGCTTTGCACGGAATAACGAtggctggagagcattgcagttctatcagaagattgaagacttcgtgcctGATGAAATGTGTACAGTCAGTATCATCTGTGCTTGCACTCAACTAGGGGATCTTAGATATGGAAAGAGCATACATGGGCATGTGGTCAGGTCTGATCTTCAAAATAATGTTTTTGTTTCAGCATCGCTAGTTGATATGTACAGTAAGTGCGGAAGACTCGACGTTGCTGTCAGAGTATTTGAATCCTCTGCTGAAAAATCAATTGCTTGCTGGAACTCCATGATATCAGCTTTAGGATTTCATGGGCATGGGTTGCGATCAATAGAACTATTCTGCAAGATGATTCAGTCTGGGATGACAGCCACGAGTAGTACTTTTATTGCTCTTTTGTCAGCTTGCAGTCACTCTGGACTCACTAATGAAGGATGGGAGTATTACTACCTTATGTCAGAGAAATTTGGGATTACTCCAACAGCCGAACACCATGTATGCATCGTAGACATGCTTGGTCGTGCTGGTCGGCTGCAGGAAGCACATAAATTTGTGGAGAGTTTACCATCCAAGGAATCACATGGAGTTTGGGGTGCACTGTTAAGTGCTTGCAATAACAAGGCTGAACTCAAGATGGGCGAGTCCATCGCAAAGCATTTGCTCTGCCTGGAGCCTGAAAACAGTGGTTATTATGTGACAATTTCTAACCTGTATGCAAATCAAGACATGTGGGATGGTGCAGTCAAAGTTAGGGACATTTTGCAAGATAAAGGATTGATGAAGCCCCATGGTCACAGTATTGTTGGGTAA